In the genome of Cystobacter ferrugineus, one region contains:
- a CDS encoding MarR family winged helix-turn-helix transcriptional regulator, whose protein sequence is MTDVLRLDDQLCFALHAASRAMTGAYQPLLEELGITYPQYLVLMALWEEDGARVSRIGERLYLDSATLTPLLKRLESRGLVERRRSRVDERVVEIFLTPEGKRIEQRALELFPQLVCKTRLSLGEMVRLREALRKLTRALHEATGQE, encoded by the coding sequence ATGACCGACGTTCTTCGACTCGATGACCAGCTCTGCTTCGCGCTCCACGCGGCCTCCCGCGCGATGACGGGTGCGTACCAGCCCCTGCTCGAGGAACTCGGCATCACCTATCCGCAGTACCTCGTCCTCATGGCGCTCTGGGAGGAGGATGGGGCCCGGGTGTCGCGGATCGGCGAGCGGCTCTACCTCGACTCCGCGACCCTCACGCCGCTGCTCAAGCGTCTGGAGTCCCGGGGGCTGGTCGAGCGCCGGCGCAGCCGTGTGGACGAGCGCGTCGTCGAGATCTTCCTCACCCCCGAGGGAAAGCGGATCGAGCAGCGGGCCCTGGAGCTCTTCCCCCAGCTCGTCTGCAAGACGCGGCTGTCCCTCGGGGAGATGGTGCGCCTGCGCGAGGCGTTGCGAAAGCTCACGCGGGCGCTGCACGAGGCCACCGGGCAGGAGTAG